CAAATTTCGAAATTAAGCGaaaaagcacacacatacatactcgtaagGATAAATGACATAagttgaaatataatttttttataaatatgtataaatctatgtatatattgcgcttacaccctttattgggtggagggacctacagttttatgccgcctgcgaatggcagatggttttttatgagcagcttttgatggcagaaatacaatcggaggtttgccattgcctgtcggaGAGCgatcgctgttagaaaaatctttttctatcatttggtgtttcatgcccggggtTTCAAACGTCACGCGGcgctaattataattatataatatgaagaaatacatttttctctTAAACTCTTAAGATTCGCTGATTTCTTATTACCCGATTACAGTTGGGGGCcgatataatgaaataaaaacttttacttaaaatttgctttaaaggcaaaaaaacaaatcggACTTCTAAAAATATCGGCGGAATACGCGAAGACTCTTTGCAACCGGGCGACCCGATTCTAATCATTTTTATACGCTACGgggtttaattaaatttgacgGATGACAAGTTCATTGTTAgtaacataattttattttgtaaaattagcTATAAACCATAACTACAGATTAATTACTAAACTTGCGatattttatctaaaattattattttctgacTTTGTCTCAAATTCGACTGAAACCGAACTTTTTGTATCCAATGCATGACAAAATTTAACTTactatgtttgaaaaaatattcataaagtgTAGGATGTCACCGCTTCTATATTCAGCGACTTTTTTTGTACCAGCTGAGTTCCCGTTGTCTGatcaaaatcaaataattaacATGGACttggcacaaatacacacacgtGGTTGTCCAGACACAAGATTCATAGATGGCTTGGACATTTATAGTTATTCTTTCGCTTCaataagcattaattttataatatatttcacaatttgtatatttatatatatagaggttgttcaataggtgcgcttcaacttttttccgatagggagggtgaacgacgcaatattttttatttttcgcttgtcatttgtaaacttcattagtatacatttcatcatggaacgctatacacttgagcaacgattgcaaatcgtacaaattttttatgaaaataatcgttctgttgctgctactttaagagcattacggccattttacggtgtatttaacaagccgtcccattttggggttatgtgaagtcattggtctacagtaacaagcaggcgacgatttgtgagctaagagccaatattgaacgcgaaattgatggaatttcggccgatttatgcaaaagagtggtcgaaaattgggttcaacgattggacttcgtaaaacgtgcacgcggtggtcatgcaaaagaaaacgaatttcatacttaaatgtatatgttcaaactcgataataaaaaaaaattagttaaaaaagtcaaaccgtttgtgttttattcaaaaaagttcaaaagtagaagcgctcttactgaaaaaccctatacatatttatatatttgctttCATGACAAGAACATCTCGTCCCCTTTTTGTGTTAACTtcgtaacttaatttttttcaaaattgatatttttagtgaaaaacactCCTTAGCACTCCACTCCTGTtacgtaaaacaaaacatacaatgttcataatgattatacaatttttttagagcgTTTCGATTCTTCTCGTATCTACATGTTCGAAATCAAAAACCTCGTATCTACTATAAGTATCGTATCAAATAAGCTTTTCATAGAAGTTaagtaactctaaacatttttattgatttactgaaaattatgattttgtagatacgaggttaacacagaaaggggacgatctgtttgttttgtttgttcataTCCGGCAATATTTTCTTTGTGGCACCACGGTCACGCCAGTCACATGCGTTGCCGCAGCGGACGCAACGGGCCCCCTTGTGACGGccctattatttgtttatttacaattCTGACATATGAGCgaccaaattgcaaaaacaaaatatatgtaaatgtttttgttgcccATGCAAGGCCTCTTCTGTGCATTCGTCTTGCACAAAGTTATAaaactcgtatgtatgtacttagtaTGTGCACAAGTATTTATACCTATGGATTTGTATGCattggataaaaaataaaaaaaattaactaaaaaaatataaaacaaattaattgcaaaaacaaaacataataataataaactaagCTCTCTAACATATTAATGATAATGCAATAatttaataagcaaataaaaatacgcCTCACTCACATTTTTAGCAAAGaaaggtaaatttttaaattaaaagttaatataCTTAATAATACGCCTAAGCAAGCTAAATTCCATTCGATGATAAGACCGGAGCTTAGCGAAAAGTagcacaaaataaatatattaaattttgtttgattaATAAATGAAACATATCTGCtccaacgcaaaaaaaaaaacaaaaaacaaaaaaaaaccacttcTATTCTGCCCAAAGAGAAATGCTTAAAATCGAAGGGTATTCATTTAGCTACCAACTAAAGCAAGCATAATTTATacacaaatttatgaaaatgcaattttataatatattatataaaaacatatttatgcagctacatacatatatgcatagggACAAAATCAATTGGaaagaaaataagcaaaaaatgttacaaaaagaaaatagaaacaaaaagcattaaaatggccaataaaattctcaacatgattctaaaatattattatgaaataaagttatagttcataaattaaaatattttatttttaacactcTTTCTACCGCTCACACATTCGTTCCCACAATCATTCACTTTGCGTTGCGCttggatttattttaattttttctttttttatcaaaaaacaaaacaaacaaaagcgcAGTTCTGAAACTATGAATtgcataataacaacaacacatcCTAAAAAGCTAAGTATAATAGGGTGTACTAAAATGCGTGTACTGTACTGAAATACTTACGACTAGTGGCATTACTAGAACCATTTGTGGTGATCTGATTTTGATAGTTGCTATTATTAGTGTTGCTTGTATTGTTCATTTGCTTGAATGGCGACGTCTTCGTTGGGCTAGGAACGGGAAAGGTAGAGCCTTAaagcagagagagagagagagagggaacaAGTCcgaagttaatatttttttcttttaatgactTCGCaatgcgccacttactttccaTAAATTTACTAGTTTGTTTTCGTAGCGTGTTTGAGCCGCGCTGGGAATCAGTTGCTAATTTGTCCACAATTGCCTCCAACTCGGAGTAGATCTAAAGCAAATGAAacagtaaattttaaaatttttattttctcacatTAAAGTCACCTTAGACGTTTCATTATGAAAAACTTGTTCCGTTGCAAAGAGTGTCTGTAAATTGGTGACCAAAAATAGTATTCTTGAATCATATAAGGCGGGCAACTCATCATGTAACTCAGTGTTGAGTATTTCATAGGTGCGACGAGCTTCCTCCAGCTGCTCGCGTCCTTTGGTAAGCTTtagttcaacgaaaaaaaaatgcaatttaggCACTCAATACTTCAAATGAATTCAAAATTACTACAATAAATACAGTAAGTTGTTGtcagttttatttcttttaattcgcATTTTACCTTGACATCATCCTTACGCTTATTGGCATTGGCCTGTAGACTCTGGAATGAGTGGCGTTGGCCATCGTAGTCAATAAGTTTTCTATTGCGTTTGTCCACCTTTTTCTGAAAAAAGGTAAAtggataattttttgtatataagaaGGCTTGTCAAACATAATACTcgtatacaatttttctttgatctACCTTCATTTCAGGAAACTGGCCAGTGTACGTATTCAATGGAATCAGCACTTGATCCGCCAATTTATGAGCAAAATCTTGCCAAAGGCTTTCGGCAGCGCCAGTTTGCGCCTGCAACGCATCGTAGCCGACCCAGTGTGGTTCATAGATTTCGGATATGGCATCCATTAGCGACTTGGAAGCAGCTTGAGCAGCTAAAATATCAAGCACGAAAGATGAAAAGACTTGCCGTGTGGGAACAGCTTTATTACATTTCATAATATTTACCTCGAATGCATCTGATATAATTGTTAAACTCTTTTTGTAGTCTGTTGGCATTATTTTGTTGGCGATTGAAGTTGTTTAAATGTTCATCGAAGATGTCATCCGCAGTTCGGTCGACTTTGCCCAGGTTTTGCAAAATCTGAAGAAACGAGAGTGAAATGGAAACAATGAAATTCGATctgatatttataatttatttattgcagcCGCTTATGATAGGCTTCTGACTCGATAGGCTCAAATACCCaagtatatacaaatatgaGCACAATAGACCTTTCAGGCCGCAGTAAATCCCCTCATAGTAATAATAGACAAATATGAGCCTCAAcgatcaataaatattataaaatgctGAACTCATCCAGAAGCTCAACATAATGGCGAATTTGAGAATGTTGAGCGAAGAATCGAATGCTACTGCGTGATTGTTTATAAATAATGGAATAAGAGCTAAgataaggaaaaaataaaaaatataaaaccgcAAACTATACGAGGCAGGAACAATCAGTTCCTAGAAATTAGAAGACATGGCGTTATCATCTTGAGTTCATCATTTTGATTAACTAGAAGCCTACTTTAAAAACGCGCACCTTAATTTTCTGAAtgatttatgaaataattttgctGTAACAGGCAgttgaaatgttttttcaaatggtaaataaaaaatgcaactcCTATGTGAACACTATTTcttgcgcaaaaaaaaaacatcatgcAAACTGAAATAGCTTCTTAAGTATTATAGGGATTTTTTACCATCGATTTACAAGTAAGCGACAGTGCGCTACCGGAAcgaccggatttatatccaacCAAGAACTGTCACTACAGCACCAGTCCCCAtaaatgtatggggaatatttgtGTTGctacaacagtaacaacaacgcACCGAACAGTCGCCTAATTGAGGTTCTCACAGCAAAAATGGTCGATAAACTCCAAGTTATAACAGTGGAGGCTCGGCGAGTGAAGGTCGCAAACTTCCAGAAGGTGCAGACTTATCAGGTGGATCAGTGATTCCAGTTTtgcacaaacatatatacagGAAGAGGTAATCCACAAGATCGGCAGCTGGTTTAGTCACAATCGACCACAAAGCAATGGTTTCGACTTCAAATAAGTGATTGGTGATATTCAAACGCAAACCGAGCCAGAACTTGCGCCGTTCCGCATCCTCGGAAGGAATTCGTATTAATCAAAATACATCCGAGTCTAAACAAACAATCGAAGTAGTGGACTTCAACTGGCGAATTGAAGCCGAAGGAGGGCAAGATGGGTCTGTGGTAGCATGGTGACAGTGTTTTCGGAGGGTTTTTCGGTTTTTCAGTTTCTTTTTAACTCACATTGTTGCGTTTGAAAAAAGGTGTAAAAGTCATCGAATCAATTCGACGCTGATATCAAATACAAAAGGTCGTCTTTAGTTCGCAAAACTGTATGGATTGGTTACGAGTTGCTCCCACATAATTTTCTGTAAACTTAGACCAGTgtaactttttcctgtttcttaGAGATTTGTCCCGAGAAATCGAGGGCGTCAACAAACTGTCGAAACGTTAGATGTGGCTGAACTGGAGGACTATGGGATTGCTTATAATGGGCTCACAGATAAGTAGATCATCTACATTTTCTAGTTTAACTCCCTAACGAGATTATAACCATACGTTTTCCCATACAAcgctgtgttatcgataattattattacgaatgttaAGAGAAACGTTAAtggaaaaacttaataaaatggaCGCAGGAAAAGAaaagacataattctaataaaatttttgaagtgaaacttcttaggcgtcgatggacgagcgagaatggagagtaaaattttaaggccATACAAcgtttcgttccgcgagagagaaaaaagataaaacgtagaggaaaaagagagagagctataccttatatatatattagatacACTTTAGCTATTTTTCCTgcgtttttccttgtggttgctaatttctactTTTGgttgcctactttttggtgcaaacttgtaggaaatatatttttggtgcctactttttggcgttatatttctttgGTGTCTACTGTTAAGGGcgtttttggtgcctactttttggcgttatgaTTCTTTGGtgtctactgtttggggcgttttttggtgcctacattttggcgcttatttccgtttcgtggctagtgcttgtgcgtactataaagtgctatccattccggcgtcggatttatagGTATTGCcctgcggtaatttgtgcctttgctgcggtcctggaatcgctgcgtttgtgcgggtgataaacgcttggagtagtgcgcgttgttgctacGGTTTGTGTCTGgagtttacctacaccggtcgacccttctccgatttttgtaaattttgtctatttgtattctctgcaaatgttgtgagtttatttagatatatagtccttctctctctccctctccctctttctttgtctgccttgcaagtttcacttctgttatgtgtactacgctacacgcacttttctttttttagataTTATTTGTTGCATCGACAGTGGAGGGCGTTTACGGAATTCCTACAAACTGTCTATTACTAGCAGAAAATcgcgcaattaaattaactaacTTAAATCAACATCTCTTAGcctttcttcatatcgttaataataattaaacaaaccaaatacaCTAAAATATTACACTAAAACAATtcctatgaagaaaaacatttcaaatagTATTGaaagctgattgtcaattttgtagCTAatttgccatatgtgaacgggtaggtGGTTactttttgtggatttattgctaatcactGTATATGTGAACGTGCTTTTAAGCTTTAGAAAACATTTGGCTAACAAAAGATtggtaaaaaaacaattaagttTTCAAACCTACAAAATGTCATGTTATTAGAAGAATAATGCATAAGCACCTTTACCTTCAACTTTcaatataccttctactcaaatatgaacgagacgttatcaataaaacggtccgcggatgacacatggcaaaaataatttt
The sequence above is drawn from the Anastrepha obliqua isolate idAnaObli1 chromosome 4, idAnaObli1_1.0, whole genome shotgun sequence genome and encodes:
- the LOC129243519 gene encoding myc box-dependent-interacting protein 1 isoform X3 — protein: MTENKGIMLAKSVQKHAGRAKEKILQNLGKVDRTADDIFDEHLNNFNRQQNNANRLQKEFNNYIRCIRAAQAASKSLMDAISEIYEPHWVGYDALQAQTGAAESLWQDFAHKLADQVLIPLNTYTGQFPEMKKKVDKRNRKLIDYDGQRHSFQSLQANANKRKDDVKLTKGREQLEEARRTYEILNTELHDELPALYDSRILFLVTNLQTLFATEQVFHNETSKIYSELEAIVDKLATDSQRGSNTLRKQTSKFMESSTFPVPSPTKTSPFKQMNNTSNTNNSNYQNQITTNGSSNATSHATTSDLPAGVLYRVKATYGYVKEDADELSFEVGDIIRVIEYDDPEDQEEGWLMGQKEGTNDKGLFPANFTRPI